The window tggggagggtttgtgggaggttccaagttcaagtccCCTTGGGGACAAAAaaattacctataaaaaaaaagggtttacaCAAGGAGTCAATGTGGCATAATCCTTAGTAACTAAGTTTAGACCTTCTGTGTAAAATTGAacccaaaattttatttattcctttcTGAAAATTTGTATGTGATTAGTAGATCTTTTAATTAAGTTGCTTGCTTCATTTTGGTTCTTGGTGCTTCAAATTTTAGCTTAGTTGCCTGTTTCACTGTTTATTTAATGGTGCTGTAACAATCAAGGAAAGAATttgtttaaaagaattatttgtttcattttattttttgatagtcaaacaagcatatatatatataaaagacacCAATGAAAGAGCAGGGCCACACCCCAATTACACGGGAGGTATACAAAGGGTGCCAAAACAACAAATAGAATTACCTCAAACATGCACTCAAGACACCCCCCCACTAACACACACTAAACCAATCAATAATATTTGCTTCATTGAACAAAAGATGCATAAGCACATGTTCTAGGTCAAGTTTTTAGGGTAGTTTCTTTTGCATTATTACCATGAATTTGAGTGTGAATGCAGCATAATGTTTCTATGGGTTGGTTACAGCATAATGTTTGTGCGCTCCCGTCTTCTTACTTGGGTCTTCCCTTGGGTGCTTGTTTCAAGGATGTAGTATTTTGGGATGGCATGGAGGAGAAGCTTTGGAAAAGACTattgatttggaaaagacaatatatttccaaatgGGGTAGGCTTATCTTAATTCGGAGCACTCTTTTCAGTataactatttattttatgtctctGTTTAGTATTCCAAGGAGAATTATATTGAGGTTGGAGCagatccaaagggattttctttgggaagGAGGGGCCCTTGAGAGGAAGCCTCATTTAGTATGTTAGTCTATTGCTTGTTTAGATAAACGTAAGGGTGGTTTGGGATTGAGGAATTTGGCATTGCTTTATAAGGCCCTCTTGTGCTAATGGAGTTGGCGTTTTGTAGTGGAAAGGGAGGCCTTTTGGAGGTAAGTTATTTATTGGAAGTATGGGGAAAAAGAGGGTGGGTGTCGTTGATGTGAAGTGGGAGAAAGGCTTGGGGTAGATTTGTGGAAAGCCATCAAGAGAGAATGGGATGTTATGGGTGGTAATGTGATATTTTCTATGGGGAATGGGAGGAGGGttagattttggaaggacagATGGTATGGTGACGATCCTTTGTGCACCTCTTTTCCCTCCTTATTTGCTATATCCTCAtccaaagaggcttgggtggAAGATATTTGGAACCATTCTGGAGGGGAGTTTAGGATCCTCATTTCTCTATGCGACACAACAATTGGGAGGTGATTGATGTGGAGTGTTTTTTCCAAAGATTGCAAGAAAGAAGGGTGTGTAGAGATATGGAAGATTAGGTGGTATGGACAAAGTTAAAGGATGGTAAATTTACAATCAAATCTCTCTGTAAGGCTTTGGAACTGGAGAGACGAGGATTTTCCTGCAAGtgtaatttggaattcatgggtGCCACCAAGGGTGGGTTTCTTTGCTTAGGTAGCTGTTTGGAATAAGGTCTTAACCTTGAATCGGATTCAGAGGAGAGGGTAGTCCTTAGCAAACAGATGTTACTTGTATCTTTCAGAGGAAGAGTCTCTTGATCACATCATTTTGCACTACAAAATGGCAAGGAGTCTCTGACActtgttgttttctttatttgggCTGTCGTGGTTACTTCCGGTATCAGTTAGAGAGACGTCGTTAGGCTGACATGGTTTTTTTGTGGgtaagaaagggaaaaaagtgTGGCGAGCTACTCCCttgtgccttttttggatagtttggaaggaaagaaatagtagGGTGTTTAGAACTTGCTTCAGGGTTGGTTCGGGGAACaaggtgaagttttggaaggatggATGGTGCGAGGATTTGCCATTGAGGGATGTTTTCCTGAATCTTTTTTCTATAACTTTCTCTAAAGATGCTCGGATGGTTGATGTTTGGGACAATGGTAGTTGGAATCCTAGGTTTATTAGACAATTGAATGATTAGGAATTGAAAAAGGTAGACAACTTCTTTGGGAGGCTGCATGTTCATTCCCTTTCTATGGATTCTGAGGACTTAGTGGAGTGGGCGAACACAAAGAGTGGTGTTTTTTTAGTTAAGTCCTTCTACTCCTTGGCTAGTAGGAGAGCGGATCCTTTCCTTCATGGTATAGTTTGGAACTCTTGGGCTCCTATTAGAGTTAGCTTCTTTGCTTATGAGATAGCTTGAGGGAAGATTTTGACTCTAGATCAACTCAAAAAGAGGGGTTGGAAGATGTCTAATAGATGTTATATGTGCAAAAAAGAAGAAACGAGTGAtcatattcttcttcattgtcCAAAAGCTCGTATTTTGTGGCAGCTGAGTTTTGCTTTATTTAGTGTTCAATGGGTGATGCACACTTCAGTGAGAGGGTTGCTCTTGGGTTGGGGAGGCTTTTTTGTtggtagaaaaaagaaaaagacttggaatgTTGTtcctttatgccttttttggaccatttggaaggagaggaataggagAGCCTTTGAAATTGTGAAAGTTTAGATCAttcttttaaaagttttttttttgtatctattttgggATTGAGTTAGATTGTATATAGGGGATGACTCTTTGTCCATGCTTGATTTTGTCGATCGATTAGGAACTCTGTAGGGTGCAATTGTTTTTGTGTATCTGCGCcgttttgcttttatttgcttgtatacatcgtgtatacttttttttaatacaattgcttttacctatcaaaaaaaagaaaagaaagaaagaaagaaagaaagaaatagtagGGTGTTTGAAGATGAGGGTCATTCGGTACAAGGGtgtaaattttgtttcatttgtaACCTTTGGAAGTGGGTTATAAGGGGTTTTTAGGTTCCGACCCTTCTTTTGTtgttgattttgtagattggttggacTCTGTTTGAGGGGGTGTTGTTTTTGTTGgcccctgtttttttttttaggcgcTCTTAGGCATCCtttgtatacttcttgtatACTTTGGGGCGCTTTTCTGGAGTACCTTGTTTTAATATATTGCTATTTACCCATCAAAAAAACAATCTAATGTAATGAATAGTAGTTCAGTTGGAGGGGCAAGAAGGTTTATAAACTTAGGTTTCAGGAGTGTTTTCTGTAGAAACAGCATTTTTCATCTTTCAGCCCTTGGAATGAGCTGAACTATCTCTGAAAGACATTAGCATCCATTTCTATTTGTAATCATCCTCTGCATTCAAAAAGAATCTGGAAGCATATGCATTAATGAATACTCATATTAACCAGATCCATTGGTTTGTTGATGTTGTTATGAAACATAATTTATctgtatgtaattttttttataggtttgtttttgttatttttatttatcaagcTGAAATGTACTTTTTCTATCATTATTAATTTGTGATAATGCTGACTTCAAAATGTTTATCTTTTGATTGTCTATCAGGCTCCAGCTGAATCTGTGAAGCCTTTGTATATGCAATATGCTAAGCTGGAAGAGGACTTTGGTTTAGCTAAGCGAGCTATGAAGGTTTATGATCAAGCTGCTAAGGCAGTTCCTAACAATGAAAAATTGAGCATGTATGAAATTTACATTGCACGTGCTTCTGAAATATTTGGCATTCCAAAGACAAGAGAAATATATGAGCAGGCGATCACATCCGGTGTTCCAGACAAAGATGTGAAGACAATGTGCATGAAGTATGCAGAGCTGGAGAAGAGTTTGGGTGAAATTGACCGTGCCCGTGGTATATTTGTATATGCATCTCAACTGGCAGATCCACGATCAGATGCAGATTTTTGGAATAAGTGGCATGAGTTTGAGGTCCAGCATGGTAATGAAGACACCTTTAGAGAAATGCTTCGAATCAAACGAAGTGTCTCAGCTAGCTACAGCCAGGTAATTCTTCcttgattttttggttttttggtttttgtgtGTGGATCTGAAAAGAATAATTCATTGATCATGAATTGAAATGTACAAGAAGGAAAAGTCATGACTACAAAGAGGCACAAAAGAGTCCCTTAAAGGAGCCTGAAATAAAGTCACTatatgttttctttcttctttccctagctgcctccatttttttttttttttttgtgcaaacTAAAAACACATGGACCTTGTTTGCCCGTTAGGGTGTCCAGTTGGTTAGAGCAAATACCAAGATGTGTGGTAAAGACATGGTTCTGGGTTTGATTCTTGCTGCTAGTTGAATTCCCTGCATCACCTGGTGCTGGTCAGCATCCCAAGGTTTGGGTCCTCATGGAGAGTCTGACAGGCTTgcccatggaaggttcctcggttataaaaaattacattgACCTTGTTTGGCTCATGGAATGGCCAGAATAAGACTCTCATCTAGATTATCTGTTCTAGGAATAGGTGTCTTGAGATATGGTGATTTCTCATTCTAGTGTTGGAATTACCCTGGTTTTAAAGTTAGGAAAAGATATCTATTCTCATTGAAGTGTTTGGTTGGTTTAGAGAAAGAACCACCTGATTTGATGATTTCCATTACTACCCTTTTAACTCCACCTATAATTCATCTATTCTATTAAGTATTATCTTGTTGGTCTTGAAATGCATATGGTCTATGATGTATTGTTTTGTTAGTCTTGAAATGGATATGGTCTATGATGTATTATCCTgttaattttgaaatgcataaagtcTATTAAGTATCATTACAGTATTTGAATACATATGATAAGATTTgaattttacctataaaaaaaaattacagtatttgaatatatatggttcattttcatttaaattttttaatggatGTAACTAAACTATTTTTCATCATTATCCTTTCATTGCATTTGGTGAATATGCTTATCAGATCAACAACCGCTGaacatatataatatgattATGTATGACATCAAGCATACATTGTCCGAACATGTGATTATTTACTGATCCCCAAAATGTGAAAGGCCATATACACTGAAGGGTATATTGTAGGACTTATGACTAcgatggtaatttttttttgaatgtaAGCATAGTTGTTTAGATATTCTATCTATTCTCTAACAGAATAGATACAAATAACATTTTGAGTGTAGCAATGATTGTATTTATCTGCTTTGAGGGACTAGAGGGATTGGAAGTGTTGGTGAAAGATTTGCTTTAAATACTTTGTATTTGTGTTCAAATTTTGTTTGGATTGTTGCTTCATCTCCTTGTTTGATTTCTTAGACAGTCTTAGAAGGGCTAAGGTGTTGGCATttgattttggcacaaaaactaatttttgacaGAGTTTAGGTTCAGTTCTAATTTTTGTTCTTCTTGCAGACACACTTTCTACTTCCAGAATATCTGATGCAGAAGGATCCAAAGCTGAACTTGGATGAAGCAATGGACACATTGAAGCAAGCCGGGGTCCCTGAAGATGAAATGGCCGCCCTAGAAAGGCAGTTAGTGCCAACAGCCAATAACACTGCTGCTAAAGAGAGCAGTCGGAAAGTTGGTTTTGTTAGTGCTGGAGTGGAATCACAGCCAGATGAAGGAATAAAAGTAACTGCAAATCATGAAGACATTGAGCTGCCAGAAGAGAGTGACTCGGAAGATGAAAAGGTGGAGATTGCCCAAAAGGATATTCCAAATGCGGTGTTTGGAGGTTTGGTCCGGAAGAGGGAAGAAGCTGATGGGGATGGGGATGGGGATGGGGATGAGGATGGAGCTGCCAGTAAAGATAAAGACCGAGACAGCCAACTTGGTGCACTGGAGAGAATAAAAAGACAAAGGCAGGCCTGATTTCATGTATGCATCTGGAACTAATTAATCTATGTATGAAATTTTGACCCATTATTTTTCACATACAAACTCTCGGTAGTCCAAGGAGTAGTTGCCTTTCAGAAATGAACCACAAGATTAGTTCATTGAATACTAAACTTGTACGTTTCCATCGGCACGTTGTTGTGTCCATCCGGTATTATCACACAGGGACGCTCTCACTTCACAGCTCAGAACCAACTCTTCCCAACCTGGGAATCGAGATATGGTTTCATTTTCCCTGAAAATCTCCAAGAATTCCATATGATGGTTTTCTGTTTTtgcttttgccttttttttattttttctccccTCCTAATTACAGGATGTTTTGGGACGCCGGGGTTTGTCGCATGGGCATAACCTCTAGGAATATTAAGCCCACCAGTCAAACCACAATCACCACCATTTTTACCGTAGCTCACTTAATTCATCAAGCTCTGGATAAGGAAAGAGTGGAATAAAAAATTGCgtctgttgagagagagagagagagagagagtcaccGCCCAAACAAGCTCAATTCAGTTGCAAGTTTCAGCCTCTCAGATGGTTTTCATGCTACCAAACAAGGAGTGAAGTCGGTGCAGTTCATGAAACCCTTTATAAGGACAAATCTTGGCCTCTAACCTAAATTTTCCTTCATTCAATCACAAAGAGACACATCATCTCTAGAGATAAACCCCTCAAAGCCACTCTCCACACGATATTTCATCATGAAGCTTCCCCTCTGGCAAGACAGGCTGGTGCCAAGTGCCCGCCCACCACTCACCATCAACATGCTCTGACCCATCTCAGCGGTGGTCATTCGGATAAGTAAATGATAACTACCTTACCAGTCACGTCTTAAGCAGGGATAATTATAGTTTTCTTTGACTTGACTAGTCTCTGCCGGAAAACTTGACCCAGTTGGACTCAGGCTTCAATTTTTTCAATACAAACATTTCTACCTGCTTAGCCAAAAATGGTAAAACGTGTCCCTcctatttgaaatttgaaatgacATCGTCatcattttttccaattttttaaaagtaaatctATCCTGAAGAATAAAATTATGtgcaaattaataaaattatccagGTCATTCATTTAAACATGAAAGCAAGCACACTaaatttcccttttctttttacaaACCATGATGTGACTATGTTTTAGCTCCCactaaggaagaaaaaaaaaacatctaaaatgaaaaaaatggaaaaacaaaaacacaagtTCTCGACCACAACCCTTTTTTGGACTTCTGAAACAGagtgaatattttaaaaaacaaataaaatattttctattttctatatcTCTAGCCCCATGATGCCTCTTCAATTACTGGGCTCCACGGCTGATCATCTCCTTGTACTGATTCAATGATTCTTGTCTCTGTAACATCATCTCCTCGTTAAACTTCTTTATGAACGCTTCAACTCGCCGGTTCAACTCATCCTGACTCAGCGACGGATCTTTCCTGAGCTTCACGGAGTCCAGAGGCGAAGTGAGAGAGGGTGGTGGGTTGTTCGTACGGTCCTTGAACGTCTCTGATTTGTTCGCTCTCTGAGGTGACGTGTCCTCTCTTACTACGATGTGACGCCCATGATTCTCCCACGTATCAGATTTCTTCAGGTGTCTCGTCAACGGCATGTGACGGCCGTCCGTTATCATCTTCCATGTGTTCTCCAGTGTCTCGTGTCGTTTTGGCTTCGATACTCTTAGAACTTTTCCTCCTGAAGCTTGAAGGACAACGAAAATATGAAATGATCCGTTTACAAAAGATTGTACTTTAATAATGAAAGGAAAAGAACGAGCTACTACGACTGTGCCGTTGGAAAGGTCATTTTCTTATCCTGTTTGATTGCCAagaaaaaaggaggaaaaaaaaattaaaattaatgtatatttaaaaatacactTTTCAACTTTTTCACATCTTTCTCCGCACCATATTCGGAATGTTAAGATCCAATCCAAGTGCCATTAACAAATTTTGCATGTCAAATAGGCGCCATCAGTTTGAACTTTCCAAGCCACCAAACAGACAAAGCATCGTCCTGGCCTTGCCATGGTTGTCACCAATGGAGAAGGAAAGGGCAAGCAAAAACGACACCGTTTCAAAGTAATTTCCATGGATGGAAATTAACACGTGTAAAGGTCCGATAACAGTAATAATTTATAGAATCTGACAAAAATAGCCGGAATAAATTTGAAACTGAAATTTTATTATCGGTGTTCAAATCTCTAGAGGAAGGCAAGGGTTGGTTGGTGTGGTGAGCTACCGGCTAGCTGAAATGGAATTTTATcggaaaaaattataaataaaggagAGTTCATTCAATTTCAACCAAATGCAGAAATTCAATTAATAAACAAATAGTACCTTCGGGACTGGCTTTAATCGGCTTCCGGTGACCGAACCTAGAAGAAACCAGAGGTTTCTCCGTAGATAAGAGACACTCCAGCGGAATCTCGGACGACTCTCTCCTCAAGAGCGGCGATGGCGGCAGCGGCGGAGTTGTGGACCTCGAGATCATCAActcctcttcatcttcaaccACCGGACTGTCCGCCACGGTCTTCACCTCCGAAATCGTAACTTCACGCTGCTCATACACTATCGGCGTCTCCAAGCCGACAAACTCCGGCGGGTTCTTCATTTCGTAAGTGAACTCAGTCCTTT of the Vitis vinifera cultivar Pinot Noir 40024 chromosome 10, ASM3070453v1 genome contains:
- the LOC100244739 gene encoding uncharacterized protein LOC100244739 isoform X1, yielding MAFVSRSSSTWLLSLKVALISIGVVSMAVILRQSIPVISEFAVSGVPVMWSSFRSWLKPPYLYVIINGIIITIAASSKFHRMNHQDRPETAAKDPEDERTEFTYEMKNPPEFVGLETPIVYEQREVTISEVKTVADSPVVEDEEELMISRSTTPPLPPSPLLRRESSEIPLECLLSTEKPLVSSRFGHRKPIKASPEASGGKVLRVSKPKRHETLENTWKMITDGRHMPLTRHLKKSDTWENHGRHIVVREDTSPQRANKSETFKDRTNNPPPSLTSPLDSVKLRKDPSLSQDELNRRVEAFIKKFNEEMMLQRQESLNQYKEMISRGAQ
- the LOC100244739 gene encoding uncharacterized protein LOC100244739 isoform X2, with the protein product MAFVSRSSSTWLLSLKVALISIGVVSMAVILRQSIPVISEFAVSGVPVMWSSFRSWLKPPYLYVIINGIIITIAASSKFHRMNHQDRPETAAKDPEDERTEFTYEMKNPPEFVGLETPIVYEQREVTISEVKTVADSPVVEDEEELMISRSTTPPLPPSPLLRRESSEIPLECLLSTEKPLVSSRFGHRKPIKASPEGGKVLRVSKPKRHETLENTWKMITDGRHMPLTRHLKKSDTWENHGRHIVVREDTSPQRANKSETFKDRTNNPPPSLTSPLDSVKLRKDPSLSQDELNRRVEAFIKKFNEEMMLQRQESLNQYKEMISRGAQ